Proteins from a single region of Flavobacterium sp. K5-23:
- a CDS encoding outer membrane beta-barrel family protein, translating to MKFKLFLVLLFGTLVSMQGQNSVKPALLESQGTISGKIIDKNSNQPLPYVNIIVKEGTKFITGDISSDKGTFLIKNLPLKTYTVEIQFMGYKTVTKKVSLSNENKNGNLNTIVLEEDAIQLKGVEIISEKSTFEQKIDRKVINVGKDIVASGTNASEIFNNIPTVSIDPQTKELSLRGNNNVRVLIDGKPSNIDTAQLLQQIPSSSIKQIELITNPSAKYNPEGMSGIINIILHKNAKDGFNGSINSGVTFGITPKLNTALNLNYKTGKINIYGNYGLNHGRNANRGFINSERPNLENEQNFNFINLNTSHLLKAGIDYYINEKNTLSFYTNQNIVDGKGNGSTFVNYIDPSNDDTKQLFNSKSDNNTQTYDIDYKHEFTKKGENIEAQANFSKTKNNENTLYQFPFIPTSNTNNIDSNTDNYQINIDYVNPLSETAKLELGAESRNLSTSNQFLDYITATPNTTNHFSYDRNIYSAYANYSKQWKKWSGQVGLRLENYSIEAAFNSKVVNPSFTSDKNIEDNIFSFYPSAFFTYTLDDKNTFNLNYSRRVDRPSVGQINPIREWTTPLVESRGNPELEPQFTNSFEVNYTKTTKIGSITSGIFYRQINNEIGRVIYKNPDNSNQDIISFNNFDNNNSYGIESSANLKFTPWWSINASVDAYFKTVKGTVENANTGLLENGQVDVTTFNARLNNTFTATKELRFQLFGMYRGRDLGLQFERNAMYKADLGATYNVLKGKGTITVRANDLFNTMHFGFNGKIPYNQVGAFYWESQTYYIGFNYIFGGAKNKALQRKQRDANETQGGGGIL from the coding sequence ATGAAATTCAAATTATTTTTAGTCTTGTTATTCGGAACACTCGTTTCGATGCAAGGGCAAAACTCAGTCAAACCTGCACTTCTTGAAAGTCAGGGAACTATCTCCGGAAAAATTATTGACAAGAATAGTAACCAACCTCTTCCGTATGTAAATATTATTGTAAAGGAAGGAACCAAATTTATTACTGGTGACATTTCATCTGACAAAGGGACTTTCTTAATCAAAAACCTTCCTTTAAAAACCTACACCGTAGAAATACAGTTTATGGGTTACAAAACAGTAACAAAAAAAGTGAGTTTAAGTAATGAAAACAAAAATGGAAACTTAAACACAATTGTTCTTGAAGAAGACGCCATCCAACTTAAAGGTGTGGAAATCATTAGTGAAAAATCCACTTTCGAACAAAAAATAGATAGAAAAGTAATTAATGTAGGGAAAGATATTGTGGCTTCAGGAACTAACGCTTCTGAAATTTTCAACAATATCCCAACAGTAAGTATTGATCCCCAAACAAAAGAATTAAGTCTTAGAGGAAACAACAATGTAAGAGTATTAATAGACGGAAAACCGTCTAATATTGATACTGCACAATTGTTACAACAAATCCCTTCGTCTTCCATTAAACAAATTGAATTAATTACAAATCCATCGGCAAAATACAACCCTGAAGGAATGAGTGGTATCATCAATATCATTTTACACAAGAACGCAAAAGACGGTTTTAATGGTTCGATCAATAGCGGAGTAACTTTTGGTATCACACCAAAACTAAACACTGCTCTTAATTTAAATTATAAAACAGGTAAAATAAATATTTATGGTAACTACGGATTAAACCATGGAAGAAACGCAAATCGCGGATTCATAAATAGTGAAAGACCAAATCTTGAAAACGAACAAAATTTTAATTTCATTAATCTAAACACATCTCATTTACTTAAAGCTGGAATTGATTATTATATCAATGAAAAAAACACTCTTTCGTTTTATACAAATCAGAATATAGTTGACGGTAAAGGAAACGGAAGCACATTTGTGAATTATATAGATCCTTCTAATGATGACACTAAACAGCTTTTTAATTCGAAAAGTGACAATAACACACAGACTTATGACATCGATTACAAACACGAATTCACTAAAAAAGGGGAAAACATAGAAGCGCAAGCTAATTTTTCGAAAACAAAAAATAACGAAAACACGCTGTATCAATTTCCTTTTATACCAACATCGAACACGAATAACATAGACAGTAATACTGATAATTACCAAATAAACATAGATTACGTCAATCCATTATCTGAAACTGCAAAACTGGAGTTGGGTGCTGAAAGCAGAAATCTTTCCACTTCAAATCAATTCTTAGATTACATTACGGCTACTCCTAACACAACTAACCATTTTAGTTACGACAGAAACATTTATTCTGCTTATGCTAATTACAGCAAACAATGGAAAAAATGGAGTGGACAAGTTGGTTTGCGTCTAGAGAACTATTCGATCGAAGCAGCATTTAACAGCAAAGTTGTTAATCCTTCTTTTACAAGTGATAAAAACATAGAAGACAATATTTTCTCTTTTTACCCATCAGCCTTTTTTACTTATACTTTAGATGATAAAAACACTTTCAATTTAAATTATTCACGCAGAGTTGACAGACCAAGTGTTGGTCAAATAAATCCTATTAGAGAATGGACAACACCATTAGTGGAATCTAGAGGAAATCCAGAATTGGAACCTCAATTTACCAATTCATTTGAAGTAAATTACACTAAAACCACTAAAATAGGTTCTATTACTTCGGGAATTTTCTATAGACAAATCAATAATGAAATAGGAAGAGTGATTTATAAAAATCCTGATAACAGCAATCAAGATATTATATCATTCAACAACTTTGACAATAATAATTCATACGGTATAGAATCTTCGGCAAATTTAAAATTCACTCCTTGGTGGTCCATAAATGCAAGTGTAGATGCTTATTTCAAAACCGTTAAAGGAACTGTTGAAAATGCTAATACCGGATTATTAGAAAACGGACAAGTCGATGTAACTACTTTTAACGCAAGACTGAACAATACATTTACCGCTACTAAAGAATTACGTTTCCAACTTTTCGGGATGTATAGAGGTCGTGATTTAGGATTACAATTTGAAAGAAATGCAATGTACAAAGCTGATTTAGGAGCAACTTACAATGTGTTAAAAGGAAAAGGAACGATAACTGTACGTGCAAATGATTTGTTTAATACAATGCACTTTGGTTTCAATGGAAAAATTCCATACAACCAAGTAGGGGCTTTTTATTGGGAAAGCCAAACCTATTACATCGGGTTTAACTACATCTTTGGTGGAGCAAAAAACAAAGCGCTTCAGCGTAAACAACGTGATGCAAATGAAACCCAAGGTGGGGGTGGAATTTTATAA
- a CDS encoding bifunctional 5,10-methylenetetrahydrofolate dehydrogenase/5,10-methenyltetrahydrofolate cyclohydrolase, which yields MQLLDGKKTAEDIKAEIAAEVQKIIIRGEKVPHLAAIIVGNDGASLTYVGSKVKACERVGFESTLVKMPSTTSETELLKKIKELNEDDNIDGYIVQLPLPVQIDEQKVLMAVDPSKDVDGFHPENFGKMALDMTTFIPATPFGILELLERYGVETQGKHTVVIGRSHIVGRPMSILMGRKGFPGNSTVTLTHSYTKNIAQITTQADIIITALGVPNYLKAEMVKDGAVVIDVGITRVADETTPKGYVITGDVDFENVSKKASFITPVPGGVGPMTIAMLMKNTLLAREMKIAKK from the coding sequence ATGCAACTACTAGACGGAAAAAAAACAGCAGAAGACATTAAAGCAGAGATTGCGGCCGAAGTGCAAAAAATTATTATAAGAGGAGAGAAAGTGCCTCATCTTGCAGCAATTATTGTTGGTAATGATGGTGCTAGTTTAACTTATGTTGGTAGCAAAGTGAAAGCTTGTGAAAGAGTAGGTTTTGAATCTACTTTGGTAAAAATGCCAAGTACCACCTCTGAAACGGAATTGTTGAAGAAAATTAAAGAACTGAATGAAGATGATAATATTGACGGATATATAGTTCAATTGCCTCTTCCAGTTCAAATCGATGAGCAAAAAGTATTGATGGCTGTTGATCCTAGTAAAGACGTTGATGGGTTTCACCCGGAAAACTTCGGGAAAATGGCTTTGGATATGACTACTTTTATTCCTGCAACTCCTTTTGGAATTTTGGAATTATTAGAACGTTACGGAGTAGAAACTCAAGGAAAACATACTGTAGTAATAGGTCGTAGTCACATTGTGGGACGTCCCATGAGTATCTTGATGGGTAGAAAGGGATTTCCTGGAAACTCAACAGTTACCTTAACACATAGTTACACTAAAAATATCGCTCAAATTACAACTCAAGCTGATATCATTATTACTGCACTAGGAGTTCCTAATTACTTGAAAGCTGAAATGGTAAAAGATGGAGCCGTTGTTATTGACGTGGGTATTACCAGAGTTGCTGATGAGACAACCCCAAAAGGGTATGTGATTACTGGAGATGTGGATTTTGAAAACGTAAGTAAAAAAGCAAGTTTTATTACCCCAGTTCCTGGTGGAGTAGGACCTATGACAATTGCTATGTTAATGAAAAATACACTTTTGGCAAGAGAGATGAAAATCGCAAAAAAATAG
- a CDS encoding ABC transporter ATP-binding protein, translated as MLQVQNISFGYTEKPVLQNINFTVEKGQNIAIIGESGCGKSTLLKLIYGLHDLNEGNIFWNETKVLGPKYNLIPGMPFVKYLAQDFDLMPHITVAENVGKFLSNGFNCMKKLRVQELLEMVEMTEFANVHAKFLSGGQQQRVALARVLALEPEVLLLDEPFSHIDNFRKNALRRNLFAYLKKKEITCFVATHDSTDALSFSDETIVLYKGMLVDKGDSASIYNQPVNKYVASLFGEVNEFMLSNLVPIEGEDEVVLLYPHQLKVVDNSLMKAVVKQSYFKGGHYLIKAAFERRAIFFEHDTPLELNEEVSLMMS; from the coding sequence ATGCTTCAAGTACAAAATATCTCATTTGGTTATACCGAAAAACCGGTTCTTCAGAATATCAATTTCACGGTTGAAAAAGGGCAGAATATTGCCATAATAGGAGAGAGCGGATGCGGAAAAAGTACGCTTTTAAAATTGATTTATGGTTTGCATGATTTAAATGAGGGGAATATTTTCTGGAACGAAACCAAAGTGTTGGGACCAAAATACAATTTGATACCTGGGATGCCTTTTGTTAAATACTTGGCACAGGATTTCGATTTAATGCCTCATATTACTGTTGCAGAAAACGTGGGGAAGTTTTTGTCTAATGGTTTCAACTGCATGAAAAAGTTACGTGTTCAGGAACTCTTAGAAATGGTTGAAATGACGGAATTTGCTAATGTGCATGCTAAGTTTTTAAGTGGAGGTCAGCAACAACGTGTGGCGCTTGCTCGAGTTTTGGCTTTAGAACCGGAAGTATTGTTGCTCGACGAGCCTTTTAGCCATATCGATAACTTTAGAAAAAATGCTTTGCGTCGGAATTTGTTTGCTTACTTAAAGAAAAAAGAGATTACCTGTTTTGTGGCAACTCACGACAGTACTGATGCCCTTTCTTTTTCTGATGAAACGATTGTATTGTATAAAGGAATGTTAGTTGATAAAGGAGATTCGGCATCGATTTATAATCAACCAGTAAATAAATATGTCGCCTCCCTTTTTGGTGAAGTAAATGAATTTATGTTGTCTAATTTAGTGCCTATTGAGGGTGAAGATGAAGTCGTCTTGTTATACCCACACCAGTTAAAAGTTGTTGATAATAGCTTAATGAAAGCGGTTGTTAAACAATCGTATTTTAAAGGGGGACATTATTTAATCAAAGCCGCATTTGAACGAAGAGCGATATTCTTTGAACACGATACACCTTTAGAACTCAATGAGGAAGTGTCCTTAATGATGTCATAA
- the ffh gene encoding signal recognition particle protein, whose protein sequence is MFDNLSDKLDKAFHILKGHGKITEVNVAETLKEVRRALLDADVNFKIAKDFTTKVKEKALGQDVLTSLQPGQLLVKLVKDELTELMGGDVAGINLQGSPTVILMSGLQGSGKTTFSGKLANYLQTKKNKKPLLVACDIYRPAAIQQLYVVGDSIGVEVYSEPENKNPVEIAENAIKHAKANGFNVVIVDTAGRLAVDKEMMDEIARVHKAIQPQETLFVVDSMTGQDAVNTAKAFNDILNFDGVILTKLDGDTRGGAALSIKTVVNKPIKFVGTGEKMDAIDVFYPIRMAERILGMGDVVSLVERAQEQFDEEEARKLQKKIAKNEFGFDDFLTQIQQVKKMGNMKDLVGMIPGASKAMKDVEIQDDAFKHIEAIIHSMTPIERSKPSVIDVKRKARIAKGSGTKIEQVNQLMKQFDQMSKMMKMMQGPGGKNLMKMMGGMKGMPGGMQG, encoded by the coding sequence ATGTTCGATAATTTAAGCGATAAACTAGACAAAGCCTTTCATATATTAAAAGGACACGGGAAAATCACCGAAGTAAACGTAGCCGAAACTTTAAAAGAAGTTCGTCGTGCTTTACTTGATGCCGATGTGAATTTTAAAATCGCTAAAGATTTTACCACTAAAGTAAAAGAAAAAGCTTTAGGACAGGATGTTTTGACTTCTTTACAACCAGGTCAACTATTAGTTAAGTTGGTTAAAGATGAATTGACTGAATTAATGGGTGGTGATGTAGCTGGAATTAACCTTCAGGGATCGCCTACTGTTATTTTAATGTCAGGTTTACAGGGTTCTGGAAAAACAACTTTTTCTGGAAAACTAGCTAATTATCTTCAAACAAAAAAGAATAAGAAACCACTTTTGGTAGCCTGTGATATTTATCGTCCAGCGGCAATCCAGCAGCTTTATGTTGTAGGAGATTCAATAGGGGTTGAGGTTTACTCAGAACCAGAAAATAAAAATCCAGTTGAAATCGCTGAAAATGCTATCAAGCATGCAAAAGCGAATGGTTTCAACGTAGTGATTGTCGATACTGCAGGTCGTTTAGCAGTTGACAAAGAGATGATGGATGAGATTGCTCGTGTTCATAAAGCAATTCAACCACAAGAGACTTTATTTGTTGTGGATTCCATGACGGGTCAAGATGCGGTAAATACTGCAAAAGCCTTTAACGATATCTTAAATTTTGACGGGGTAATCCTTACTAAGTTAGATGGTGATACTCGTGGTGGAGCAGCGTTATCTATTAAAACGGTTGTTAATAAGCCTATTAAGTTTGTAGGAACTGGAGAGAAAATGGATGCTATTGATGTTTTCTATCCAATTCGTATGGCTGAACGTATCCTAGGAATGGGAGATGTTGTGTCATTAGTGGAAAGAGCACAAGAGCAATTTGACGAAGAAGAGGCTAGAAAACTTCAAAAGAAAATTGCTAAAAATGAATTTGGTTTTGATGATTTCCTTACTCAAATTCAACAAGTAAAGAAAATGGGTAATATGAAGGATTTAGTCGGGATGATTCCTGGTGCTTCAAAAGCTATGAAAGATGTAGAGATTCAAGATGATGCATTCAAACACATTGAAGCTATCATTCACTCAATGACGCCAATAGAAAGATCAAAACCGTCAGTGATTGATGTAAAAAGAAAAGCAAGAATCGCAAAAGGTTCCGGAACTAAAATCGAGCAAGTAAACCAACTAATGAAACAGTTTGACCAAATGAGCAAGATGATGAAAATGATGCAAGGCCCAGGAGGAAAAAACCTTATGAAGATGATGGGTGGAATGAAAGGAATGCCGGGCGGAATGCAAGGATAA
- a CDS encoding S9 family peptidase: MKLKIGFLLFLCISLNAFAQENLTYQKPSKSILDLADYERAPSVSMDTKKEYMLLSYRNTYKTLDDLNQDELRLGGLRINPITNISSTVTYINNIKLRKIKDQNEVQVSGLPTNPRLTNISWSPNEKKIAFSHTTSTGVELWFVDVATAKATKLTEANVNANLGNPFSWFNDNENILVKMLPKNRAALLDAKKDLPLGPIVSNADGSKSQNRTYQDLLKNKADETNFENIITSELHKVNLNGTATLFKNADMYAGEEFSPDGNYIMISTIQKPFSYIVPLSRFPSKTIVYDRAGKTVKTVNEVPLFEIMPKGFMAVRTGKRSMNWRNDKPATLSFVEALDEGNPENKVDYRDAVSLWNAPFDVAPSIVMKTKQRFGGVIWGNETTAVVFDQWYDTRNTKTYLLNPSDVNQVPKVISDRNSQDIYSDPGNFETIKNQYGKRVLAIENNKLFLMGDGFTKQGQFPFIDEFSLNTLKTNRLYTSTYTDKKENLLSIEDFKKGEVLVLIQSKSEYPNYYFRNIKQKNKLTPITSFENPFESIKNVSKEVIKYKRKDGVELSGTFYLPAGYDKVKKEKLPLLIWAYPAEYKDKNSAGQSSQNSNEFTFPNYGSFIYWVTKGYAVLDDAAFPIIGEGTTEPNDNFITQLVDNAEAAINAVDALGYINRKKVAIGGHSYGAFMTANLLTHSNLFACGIARSGAYNRTLTPFGFQSEQRNYWEVPEVYNTMSPFMNANKMKTPLLLVHGEADNNPGTFTLQTERYFQALKGLGAPARMVILPKESHGYAAKENILHLLWEQDQFLEKYLKN, translated from the coding sequence ATGAAATTAAAAATAGGCTTTCTGTTATTTCTATGCATCAGCTTAAATGCTTTTGCACAAGAAAACTTGACGTATCAAAAACCCTCTAAATCGATATTAGATTTAGCCGATTACGAAAGAGCACCTTCAGTATCTATGGATACTAAAAAAGAATACATGCTGCTGTCTTATAGAAACACCTATAAAACATTAGACGATTTAAATCAAGATGAATTAAGACTTGGAGGCTTGAGAATTAACCCAATAACTAATATCTCTAGTACGGTTACCTATATTAACAATATCAAACTAAGAAAAATAAAAGACCAAAACGAAGTGCAAGTTTCAGGATTACCCACTAATCCTCGTTTAACTAATATTTCGTGGTCGCCAAACGAAAAGAAAATCGCTTTTTCACACACCACTTCAACAGGAGTTGAACTTTGGTTTGTAGATGTTGCAACTGCAAAAGCTACAAAATTAACCGAGGCTAATGTAAACGCAAACCTTGGAAATCCTTTCAGCTGGTTCAATGACAACGAAAACATATTGGTGAAAATGTTGCCTAAAAACCGTGCAGCTTTATTAGATGCCAAGAAAGATTTGCCATTGGGCCCAATCGTTTCTAATGCAGATGGTTCTAAATCACAAAACAGAACCTACCAGGATTTATTGAAAAATAAAGCTGATGAGACTAATTTTGAAAACATCATCACATCAGAATTACATAAAGTAAACCTAAACGGAACGGCAACTTTATTTAAAAACGCTGATATGTATGCAGGCGAGGAATTCTCTCCAGACGGGAACTACATAATGATCTCTACGATCCAAAAACCGTTTTCATACATTGTCCCATTATCTCGTTTTCCATCAAAAACAATTGTTTATGACAGAGCAGGTAAAACGGTAAAAACGGTTAATGAAGTTCCTTTATTCGAAATAATGCCAAAAGGTTTTATGGCAGTACGTACCGGAAAAAGAAGTATGAACTGGAGAAATGACAAACCAGCCACTTTATCTTTTGTGGAAGCTTTAGACGAAGGAAATCCTGAAAACAAAGTGGACTACAGAGATGCAGTTTCATTATGGAATGCACCATTTGATGTTGCTCCTTCAATAGTGATGAAAACAAAACAACGTTTTGGAGGTGTGATCTGGGGGAATGAAACTACTGCCGTAGTATTTGATCAATGGTATGACACTAGAAACACTAAAACTTATTTACTAAATCCATCAGATGTAAATCAAGTACCAAAAGTGATTTCAGACAGAAATTCACAAGACATCTATTCTGATCCAGGTAATTTTGAAACTATAAAAAATCAATACGGGAAACGTGTTTTAGCTATAGAAAATAACAAGCTATTTTTAATGGGTGATGGTTTTACTAAACAAGGTCAATTCCCTTTTATAGATGAATTTAGCTTGAATACTTTAAAAACAAATCGTCTTTATACTTCAACTTATACTGATAAAAAAGAAAACTTATTATCTATAGAAGATTTCAAAAAAGGAGAGGTTTTAGTACTTATTCAATCTAAAAGTGAATATCCAAATTACTACTTTAGAAACATCAAGCAAAAAAATAAACTAACACCTATAACATCGTTTGAAAATCCGTTTGAAAGCATTAAAAATGTTAGCAAAGAAGTGATCAAATACAAACGTAAAGATGGAGTGGAATTATCCGGAACTTTTTATTTACCTGCAGGTTACGACAAAGTTAAAAAAGAGAAACTACCATTATTAATTTGGGCTTACCCAGCAGAATACAAAGACAAGAATTCAGCTGGACAAAGCAGTCAAAACTCAAATGAATTTACATTCCCTAATTATGGATCGTTCATTTACTGGGTTACTAAAGGATATGCTGTCTTAGACGATGCTGCTTTCCCTATTATTGGAGAAGGAACAACAGAGCCAAATGATAATTTTATCACACAGCTTGTCGATAATGCTGAGGCTGCAATTAATGCAGTAGATGCTTTAGGATATATCAACAGGAAAAAAGTGGCTATTGGAGGACATTCTTACGGAGCATTTATGACTGCTAATTTATTGACTCACTCTAATTTATTTGCTTGTGGAATTGCTAGAAGTGGCGCATACAATAGAACTCTTACTCCTTTTGGATTCCAGTCAGAGCAACGTAATTACTGGGAAGTTCCTGAAGTGTACAACACGATGTCTCCTTTTATGAATGCCAATAAAATGAAAACACCATTGTTGTTAGTTCACGGAGAAGCGGACAATAACCCTGGTACATTCACATTACAAACGGAGCGTTATTTCCAAGCTTTAAAAGGTCTAGGAGCACCTGCAAGAATGGTGATTTTACCTAAAGAATCACACGGTTATGCTGCTAAAGAAAACATATTGCATTTACTATGGGAACAAGACCAATTCCTGGAGAAATATTTAAAAAACTAA
- the argS gene encoding arginine--tRNA ligase, giving the protein MTLSQILTPSIEKAIHALFDITIEKVEFQSTRKEFEGDITMVIFPLLKVIKSNPVELGNKIGNYLVENVAEVSRFNVVSGFLNIVISDEHYLNFFNAIKDDAKFGIKSPNPNDKAVLVEYSSPNTNKPLHLGHVRNNLLGYSVAEIIKASGKKVYKTQIINDRGIHICKSMLAWQKFGNGETPESTGQKGDKLVGNYYVAFDKAYKQEIAQLMSEGKTEEEAKKQAPIIIEAQEMLLKWEAGDEEVISLWKTMNQWVYDGFEITYKNLGVDFDYYYYESNTYLLGKDVVQIGLEKGIFEKDPDGSVWIDLTDEGLDRKIVLRSDGTAVYMTQDIGTAIQRVKDLPDVGGMVYTVGNEQDYHFKVLFLILKKLGFDWASSLFHLSYGMVDLPSGKMKSREGTVVDADDLMQEMTDTAQKISEDLGKLEGYSDEEKLKLYTTIGLGALKYYILKVDPKKRILFDPEESVDFAGNTGPFIQYTYARIQSIIRKADFDFTGTSTITELHEKEKELLKQLELFPEVIQNAAHHHSPALLANYTYDLVREYNSFYQAVPILGEENLDKKVFRVQLSKKVADTIAVSFKLFGINVPERM; this is encoded by the coding sequence ATGACATTATCACAGATTCTTACCCCCTCAATTGAGAAAGCTATTCATGCTTTATTTGATATTACTATTGAAAAAGTTGAGTTTCAATCTACGCGGAAGGAATTTGAAGGAGACATCACTATGGTGATTTTTCCTTTATTGAAGGTTATAAAGAGTAATCCTGTAGAATTAGGGAATAAAATAGGGAATTATCTAGTTGAAAATGTAGCTGAGGTTTCCCGTTTTAACGTAGTGTCAGGTTTCTTGAATATCGTGATTTCAGATGAGCATTATTTAAATTTTTTCAATGCAATTAAAGACGATGCGAAATTTGGTATTAAATCTCCTAATCCAAATGACAAAGCGGTGTTAGTTGAATATTCTTCTCCAAACACTAACAAGCCTTTGCATTTAGGGCACGTTCGTAATAATTTATTAGGATACTCAGTTGCCGAAATTATCAAAGCTTCAGGGAAAAAAGTATACAAAACCCAAATCATCAATGATAGGGGAATTCATATCTGTAAGTCTATGTTGGCTTGGCAGAAATTCGGAAACGGTGAAACTCCTGAATCAACTGGTCAAAAAGGAGATAAATTAGTCGGGAATTATTATGTGGCTTTTGATAAAGCGTACAAACAAGAAATAGCTCAGTTAATGAGCGAAGGAAAAACAGAAGAAGAAGCAAAAAAACAGGCTCCAATAATTATTGAAGCTCAGGAAATGCTTTTAAAATGGGAAGCTGGAGATGAAGAAGTGATTTCGCTTTGGAAAACGATGAACCAATGGGTTTATGATGGTTTTGAAATAACATATAAAAACCTTGGGGTTGATTTTGATTACTATTATTATGAAAGTAATACCTATTTATTAGGGAAAGATGTTGTCCAAATAGGATTAGAAAAAGGAATATTCGAAAAAGATCCAGATGGTTCTGTTTGGATTGATTTGACTGATGAAGGATTAGACCGTAAAATTGTATTGCGTTCAGATGGTACTGCAGTTTATATGACTCAGGATATAGGAACTGCAATTCAACGTGTGAAAGATTTGCCGGATGTAGGTGGAATGGTTTATACGGTAGGGAATGAGCAGGATTATCACTTCAAAGTGTTATTCCTGATTTTGAAAAAACTTGGTTTTGACTGGGCTTCCAGTCTATTTCATTTATCATACGGGATGGTGGATTTACCTTCCGGAAAAATGAAAAGCCGTGAAGGAACTGTTGTGGATGCAGATGATTTAATGCAGGAAATGACGGATACTGCCCAGAAAATATCGGAAGATTTAGGGAAGTTAGAAGGCTATTCTGATGAAGAAAAATTAAAACTATACACCACTATTGGTTTGGGTGCTTTGAAATATTATATATTAAAAGTGGATCCAAAAAAACGAATCCTTTTCGATCCGGAAGAATCTGTTGATTTTGCCGGAAATACAGGTCCGTTCATTCAATACACTTATGCAAGAATCCAATCAATAATCCGCAAAGCTGATTTTGATTTCACTGGAACTTCTACTATTACGGAGCTTCATGAAAAAGAAAAGGAATTGTTGAAACAACTGGAATTGTTTCCAGAGGTAATTCAAAATGCGGCGCATCATCACAGTCCGGCTTTATTAGCTAATTACACATACGATTTAGTTCGTGAGTACAATTCATTTTATCAAGCTGTTCCTATTCTTGGAGAAGAAAACCTAGACAAGAAAGTATTCAGAGTGCAGCTTTCTAAGAAAGTGGCTGATACTATAGCGGTTTCTTTTAAATTATTCGGAATAAACGTACCTGAGAGAATGTAA
- a CDS encoding 3-oxoacyl-ACP synthase III family protein, with product MYHSKITGLGYYVPDNVVTNDDLSKLIDTNDEWIQERTGIKERRHIIKGEDTTTSMGVKAAEIAIERSGVAKEDIDFVVFATLSPDYYFPGPGVMVQRDLGLRTVGALDVRNQCSGFIYAISVADQYIKTGMYKNILVIGSEVHSTGLDMTSRGRGVSVIFGDGAGAAVLSREEDLTKGILSTHLHSEGLHADELVLKAPGMGGRWVNDILADNDPDDESYFPHMNGQFVFKNAVVRFSEVINEGLQANNLQVSDIDMLIPHQANLRISQFIQQKFKLTDDQVFNNIQKYGNTTAASIPIALTEAWELGKIKSGDTVVLAAFGSGFTWGSAVIKW from the coding sequence ATGTACCATTCTAAAATAACAGGATTAGGGTATTATGTTCCCGATAATGTGGTGACTAATGACGATTTGTCGAAGTTGATTGACACTAATGACGAGTGGATTCAGGAAAGAACGGGAATTAAAGAGCGAAGACATATTATAAAAGGCGAGGATACTACGACTTCTATGGGAGTGAAAGCGGCTGAGATTGCTATTGAGCGTTCAGGAGTTGCTAAGGAAGATATCGATTTTGTGGTTTTTGCCACATTAAGCCCGGATTATTATTTTCCAGGACCTGGGGTTATGGTTCAACGTGATTTAGGGTTAAGAACCGTAGGAGCACTAGATGTTAGAAATCAATGTTCGGGTTTTATATATGCTATTTCAGTAGCGGATCAATATATTAAAACGGGTATGTATAAAAACATATTGGTAATAGGTTCAGAGGTTCATTCTACAGGATTAGATATGACATCTCGTGGACGTGGAGTTTCGGTTATTTTTGGTGACGGAGCTGGAGCAGCGGTTTTGAGTAGAGAAGAAGATTTGACAAAAGGAATTTTGTCTACACATTTACATTCAGAAGGATTGCATGCTGATGAATTAGTTCTAAAAGCTCCTGGAATGGGAGGTAGATGGGTAAATGATATCTTAGCGGATAATGATCCTGACGATGAAAGTTACTTTCCTCATATGAACGGACAGTTTGTGTTTAAAAATGCAGTGGTGCGTTTTAGTGAAGTAATTAATGAAGGATTGCAGGCTAATAATCTACAAGTTTCGGATATTGATATGTTGATTCCACATCAGGCTAATTTGAGGATTTCTCAATTTATCCAGCAAAAGTTTAAACTTACGGATGATCAGGTTTTTAATAATATCCAGAAATACGGTAATACAACCGCAGCATCTATTCCTATTGCTTTAACTGAAGCATGGGAACTTGGGAAAATCAAATCTGGAGATACGGTAGTTCTTGCCGCTTTTGGAAGTGGATTTACATGGGGAAGTGCTGTTATTAAGTGGTAA